One uncultured Draconibacterium sp. genomic window, CATTTCCTACCAACGCCAACGACCCGGCAGTAGTTTGCATTTTATCTCCGGTATCAATGTTATCTTTTATCATGATTGGAATGCCATGCAATGGACCTCGTACTTTGCCGTTTTTTCGTTCCTCATCCAATGATTTTGCAATACTTAAGGAATCGGGATTAAGTTCAATCACGGCTTTCAAATGCGGATCAACAACAGCAATCCGGTCTAAATATTTTTGACAAATGGTTTCTGATGATAATTCTCCGGCTTTCATTTTTTGCTGAAGTTCTGTTACCGAAATCTCATTCAACTCGAAATCAGCGAGATTAATCTCAGCTTTTATCTGATCGTTAGAAACACATGCACTTACACCGCTTAATGCAACCACTGAACCACCAAGGGCTGTTGTTTTGAAAAAGGAACGACGTTTCATCTTTTAAAGAATTAAGGTTTAGCTACAAGGAATTTAAACAAGTATGAAAGTAAGAAATATTCTACGAACAAGAAAAGATTACTTCTAGTCTAAAAGAAAGAAGGCGAATGAAGGATAACTTCCGTCATTCTCAACTATGTATTTCCAGTTTACTACCGGTTTAGATCCCGGGCAATTGAATGGTTTGGGTTATCTCTCCATTTTCTGAACCGGACTAAGAAAATATACTGTCGTCATCAAAGTTCACCGGACAGGTTAATAGCATTGTTTTGCGCCGAAACACACAAAACCAGTACTGAAAAAAAAGTAAAAAATTGATTTGAGATTCATGCTTGATTAAAACGGATATTCAGAAAATGGAATTTTAATAATTGTTTTCAATCCATTGAACAGCTTTTGCAACACTAATTTCCTCCATACATTTAAAATGTTTCTTCGGACATTTATGATGGCCCAGTTTAGAACAAGGTCGGCATTTTAAACCCTCCGTTTCAAGTCGTTCAGATACCGGGCTCGACATATACGGATACATACCAAAATCGGGAATTGTGTTTCCCCAAAACGAAAGTATTTTCTTTTTAAAAGCGGCTGCAATGTGCATTAAACCCGTATCATTGCTAAGAACTACCCGCGCATCGCGAACCAGCGAAGCCGATTGATTTAATGTTATTTTACCGGCATAATTCAGCACATTTCCTTTTGACTGTGACAGCACTTTTTCGCCTTCATCAAACTCCGTTTTTCCACCCAGCAAAATCACCGGGTAGGGTATATTCTGGCAAATTTCGGAAACTTTGTTTACAGGCAATTTTTTGGTAAAATAGGTTCCGGCAATTACGAAAGCCACATAACCATTCTGAAAAGGTGCAGGCAGATCTTCATGTTTAAATTCATCACCATCGTTAATAAAATAATCCAGGCCTTTTCCGTCGTTTTTTACATCAAAGGTTGAAACCGTTTGCAAATAACGATCGACAATGTGCTGCTTAGGCAATTTGTTGATTTTAAACCTTACCATCAGCATTTTATACCAATTGAGCTTGTCAACCGAAAAACTTTGAACTCTTAATCTGCGCCTGATTTTGTTACTCCTAAAATTCTGGTGCAAATCAATGATGTAATCGAAATTTTCCTTTTCCAGGTCGTGGATCAGATGATTGATGTTAGTTTCGAGTAAATGTACTTTGTCGATGTAAGGATTGGTTCCAACCAGGCAAGCGTGTTTGTCTTTGGTAACATAGTGTACTTCGGCGTTCTCAACTTGTTGTTTTAAACCACGTACAACAGGCGATGTTAAAACAATATCGCCAATTGAACTAAACCGTATGACCAGAAATTTTACTTTCATAGACTAAGCCGGAAGACCAAAATATTTAGGAAAATATGCTACGTTTTACTGTTTAAAACCAATTACAAAACAAAAATCCCCGCAGAAAAATCTACGAGGAAATTTAGCAATATCTTTTTAATTAAGTTGATTCAACAAGAACAATAATTTTGTTGGATTTATTTTCTATTACACCTCCATCTACTTCGAAGCGGTGTTCGGTACCTTTTTCATCCTGAATTTTAATCGTTCCTTTTTCTAAAGTAGAAATTATGGGAGCGTGATTTTTCAGAATTTCGAAAGCACCTTTGCTTCCCGGAAGTTGAATCATTTTCACTTCTCCTTCAAAAACCTTTTTATCGGGTGTAATAATTTCGAGATACATGTTTTTCCTTTCTGAATTAGTTTTCAGCTAACATTTTTTCACCTTTTGCAATGGCTTCTTCTATTGTTCCCACAAGGTTAAATGCCGATTCCGGATATTGGTCAACCTCACCGTTCATAATCATTCTAAAACCTTTAATGGTATCTTCAATAGAAACCAGTTTTCCTTCCAATCCTGTAAATGCCGAAGCCACAAAGAATGGTTGCGAAAGGAAACGCTGCACACGACGGGCACGGTGAACAACCAGTTTATCTTCTTCCGATAATTCGTCCATACCTAAAATAGCGATAATGTCCTGTAATTCGGTGTAACGCTGCAACAACATAATTACATCCTGTGCACAGCTGTAATGTTCGTCACCAACAATTTCCGGAGTTAAAATCCTCGATGATGAATCGAGTGGATCAACTGCAGGATAAATACCTAACTCAGCAATTTTACGGCTTAATACAGTAGTTGCATCAAGGTGAGCAAAAGTAGTTGCAGGAGCAGGGTCGGTCAAGTCATCTGCAGGCACATATACCGCCTGAACAGATGTAATAGAACCGTTTTTAGTTGAAGTAATACGTTCTTGCATTACCCCCATTTCTGTTGCCAGAGTTGGCTGGTAACCCACTGCCGATGGCATCCTTCCCAAAAGGGCCGAAACCTCGGATCCGGCTTGTGTAAAACGGAAAATATTATCTACGAAAAACAGGATGTCTTTACCACTTCCGGCCGTTCCGTCACCATCGCGCAAACTTTCAGCAATTGTTAATCCTGAAAGTGCTACACGGGCACGGGCACCCGGAGGTTCATTCATCTGACCAAAAACCATGGCCAGCTTCGAATTTTTTAATTTTTCATTGTCTACTTTGGAAAGATCCCAGCCTCCTTTTTCCATCGACTCTTTAAACTCTTCGCCGTAATCAACAATATTGGCTTCAATCATCTCGCGAAGTAAATCGTTTCCTTCACGGGTACGTTCACCAACACCGGCAAATACCGATAGTCCCGAGTGAGCAAGTGCGATGTTATTAATAAGTTCCTGAATAAGTACTGTTTTACCTACACCGGCACCACCAAACAATCCAATTTTACCTCCCTTTGCATACGGCTCAATCAAATCAATAACCTTAATACCGGTATAAAGCACCTCTGTTTCGGTGGTCAGATCTTCGTATTTTGGTGGCTGGTTGTGAATGTTCAAACCTTCCTTTGGAAGTTGTTCCAAACCATCAACCGCATCACCTACTACGTTTAATAAACGCCCCAATGCAACCTCTCCCTGTGGCATCACAATCGGACTTCCAAGCGCCTTAACATCGGTACCTCTTTTAAGTCCATCGGTAGAATCCATTGCTACACAACGGATGGTATTTTCGCCAATGTGTTGTTGGCACTCAATTATTAAACTTTCTTTACCTTCCCTGAGAATTTCCAATGCATCGTTAATAGCCGGAAGCTCACTTCCTTCCCTATCAAAAATAACATCAACAACAGGACCGATTACCTTAATTATTTTACCTATGTTTTGAGCCATATGGGAATAGATTTGTACGGATTATCGTAATTTTTTTAATGGATAACAAATTTAACATTGTTTTGCTTTTATGCAACTTACACCTATTTTTTTTGCACCAGATTTAACGTTCATAAACACTTGTTAATGCTTGCGTGTAAGCATTTTATTGGCGAGTTCGTAGAGCGGTTGTTTTACAACATCTTCCAGCTGAATCGTATCTAAATTTACAATCGCCTTTTTAAAATAAGAATCAACTCTTTGTTCTGCCCTTTCTTTTACTCCTAACTGATTGTAGATTTTTGTAACTGCTGCTATTTTTTCTTCGGCATTAAAATCCACTTTTTCAATCCAGTTCAAAAGCACTGATTTTTGTTCGGCCGAGGCATTTTGAAGAGCGTTTATTAACAGAAATGTTTTTTTATTGGCCAGAATATCGCCTCCGATTTTTTTACCAAAAGTATCCTGGTCGCCAAAAGTATCGAGCAGGTCGTCCTGCAGCTGAAACGAAAGGCCAAGGTTTATTCCAAAATCGTATAATTGCGAAGCTTGTTGGTTTGAAGCATTTGCAAGCAAGGCGCCGGCTTTTAAACTACAAGCCAAAAGTACGGCTGTTTTAAGCCGAATCATTTCAAGGTATTCAGCTTCAGTTACATCCAAGCGGTTTTCAAAATCCATATCGAATTGCTGTCCTTCGCATACTTCTATTGCCGTGGTGGTAAACAAATCCAGGGCTTCTACCAAACGTGACGATTTACATTCTACCAGGTATTTGTACGATTGAAATGCCATTGCATCGCCGGAAAGAATTGCACTGTTTTCGCTGAATTTTTTATGAACGGTTGGCCTGTTTCTGCGTACATCGGCTTTGTCCATTATATCGTCGTGCAGCAGCGTAAAATTGTGGAAAACTTCGATTGCCAGGGCTGCTGGAACTGCTGCCATCACATCGTCGGCAAACAGATTATAAGCCAGTAATAAAAGTACCGGGCGCAAACGTTTCCCTCCCATTTCAAGCGAATAGTGAATTGGCTCGTACAACTCAACCGGATTAAGCTCCAACATCTTCTTTGAGCGGGATTCAACTTCAGCTTTTACAATTTTCTGTAGCTCTTCTACTGAATACATCTTTTAGTTCTAATTATTTTTGAATGCCTAAAGATTGCCAAAAAGCGCTAAAACAAGAAGGAAATCCCAAACTAATTCATTCAACAACTATGAATACATACTATTGCGAATAATTGAACCACTGTGTCGGGAAAAAGTTTTTGGAAACTGTCTATTTTTTTACTTACAGAATCTCCGCGTTACCCGAGTCCTCCTCATCTGAAATCACTATTTCCAAATCATCCAGTTCAATGTCTTCTTCTTCGTTGTAAATATGAAGCAGCGGTTCTTTAAAGGCTTCGGTAGTTGTTAATCGTTCTAAGCCAGAAAGTAACGAAGGCAGAAGAATAAGGTTCGATGTAACGGCAACCAAAAGTGTAAGCGAAACCAAAATTCCCATCGCCTGTGTTCCTCCAAAACTTGAAATGGTAAAAATACCAAAGCCAAAAAACAACACCACCGAAGTATACAACATACTAACACCGGTTTCTTTTAATGCCAAAACCACCGATTTGCGAATATCCCAGTTGGTAACATTTAGCTCCTGACGGTATTTTGCCAAAAAGTGAATGGTATTGTCCACCGAAATTCCAA contains:
- the atpD gene encoding F0F1 ATP synthase subunit beta, yielding MAQNIGKIIKVIGPVVDVIFDREGSELPAINDALEILREGKESLIIECQQHIGENTIRCVAMDSTDGLKRGTDVKALGSPIVMPQGEVALGRLLNVVGDAVDGLEQLPKEGLNIHNQPPKYEDLTTETEVLYTGIKVIDLIEPYAKGGKIGLFGGAGVGKTVLIQELINNIALAHSGLSVFAGVGERTREGNDLLREMIEANIVDYGEEFKESMEKGGWDLSKVDNEKLKNSKLAMVFGQMNEPPGARARVALSGLTIAESLRDGDGTAGSGKDILFFVDNIFRFTQAGSEVSALLGRMPSAVGYQPTLATEMGVMQERITSTKNGSITSVQAVYVPADDLTDPAPATTFAHLDATTVLSRKIAELGIYPAVDPLDSSSRILTPEIVGDEHYSCAQDVIMLLQRYTELQDIIAILGMDELSEEDKLVVHRARRVQRFLSQPFFVASAFTGLEGKLVSIEDTIKGFRMIMNGEVDQYPESAFNLVGTIEEAIAKGEKMLAEN
- a CDS encoding glycosyltransferase family 9 protein; this translates as MKVKFLVIRFSSIGDIVLTSPVVRGLKQQVENAEVHYVTKDKHACLVGTNPYIDKVHLLETNINHLIHDLEKENFDYIIDLHQNFRSNKIRRRLRVQSFSVDKLNWYKMLMVRFKINKLPKQHIVDRYLQTVSTFDVKNDGKGLDYFINDGDEFKHEDLPAPFQNGYVAFVIAGTYFTKKLPVNKVSEICQNIPYPVILLGGKTEFDEGEKVLSQSKGNVLNYAGKITLNQSASLVRDARVVLSNDTGLMHIAAAFKKKILSFWGNTIPDFGMYPYMSSPVSERLETEGLKCRPCSKLGHHKCPKKHFKCMEEISVAKAVQWIENNY
- a CDS encoding polyprenyl synthetase family protein is translated as MYSVEELQKIVKAEVESRSKKMLELNPVELYEPIHYSLEMGGKRLRPVLLLLAYNLFADDVMAAVPAALAIEVFHNFTLLHDDIMDKADVRRNRPTVHKKFSENSAILSGDAMAFQSYKYLVECKSSRLVEALDLFTTTAIEVCEGQQFDMDFENRLDVTEAEYLEMIRLKTAVLLACSLKAGALLANASNQQASQLYDFGINLGLSFQLQDDLLDTFGDQDTFGKKIGGDILANKKTFLLINALQNASAEQKSVLLNWIEKVDFNAEEKIAAVTKIYNQLGVKERAEQRVDSYFKKAIVNLDTIQLEDVVKQPLYELANKMLTRKH
- the atpC gene encoding ATP synthase F1 subunit epsilon, which codes for MYLEIITPDKKVFEGEVKMIQLPGSKGAFEILKNHAPIISTLEKGTIKIQDEKGTEHRFEVDGGVIENKSNKIIVLVEST